One Drosophila gunungcola strain Sukarami unplaced genomic scaffold, Dgunungcola_SK_2 000086F, whole genome shotgun sequence DNA segment encodes these proteins:
- the LOC128264941 gene encoding vacuolar protein sorting-associated protein 4, translating into MAAGTTLQKAIDLVTKATEEDRNKNYAEALRLYEHGVEYFLHTIKYEAQGEKAKDSIRAKCLQYLDRAEKLKEYLKKGKKKPIKEGGESSPKDDKDKKSDSDDEDGDDPEKKKLQSKLTDAIVIEKPKVQWSDVAGLDAAKEALKEAVILPIKFPQLFTGKRIPWKGILLFGPPGTGKSYLAKAVATEANRSTFFSVSSSDLMSKWLGESEKLVKNLFELARQHKPSIIFIDEIDSMCSARSDNENDSVRRIKTEFLVQMQGVGNDTDGILVLGATNIPWVLDSAIRRRFEKRIYIPLPEAHARLVMFKIHLGNTTHVLTEQDLKELAGKTEGYSGADISIVVRDALMEPVRKVQTATHFKRVSGPSPTNKEETVDDLLVPCSPGDQGAIEMNWMDVPSDKLFEPPVTMRDMLKSLSRTKPTVNEDDLTKLRKFTEDFGQEG; encoded by the exons ATGGCAGCCGGAACCACACTACAGAAGGCCATCGATCTGGTAACCAAGGCCACCGAGGAGGATCGAAACAAGAACTACGCGGAGGCATTGCGTCTTTATGAGCACGGAGTGGAGTACTTTCTGCACACCATCAAAT ATGAGGCGCAGGGCGAGAAGGCCAAGGACTCGATACGGGCCAAGTGCCTGCAGTACTTGGACCGGGCCGAGAAGCTCAAGGAGTACCTGAAGAAGGGCAAGAAGAAACCGATCAAGGAGGGCGGCGAGTCCAGCCCCAAGGACGACAAGGACAAGAAGAGCGACAGCGACGACGAGGATGGCGACGATCCCGAGAAGAAGAAGCTGCAGAGCAAGCTGACGGACGCCATTGTCATTGAGAAGCCAAAGGTGCAGTGGTCCGACGTGGCCGGCCTAGATGCCGCCAAGGAGGCGCTGAAGGAGGCCGTCATCCTGCCGATCAAATTCCCGCAGCTGTTCACCGGCAAGCGCATACCGTGGAAGGGCATCCTGCTGTTCGGACCGCCCGGCACCGGCAAATCCTATCTGGCCAAGGCCGTCGCCACGGAGGCCAACCGCTCCACATTCTTCTCGGTGTCCAGCTCCGACCTGATGTCCAAGTGGCTGGGCGAGTCCGAGAAGCTGGTCAAGAATCTCTTCGAGCTGGCCCGCCAGCACAAGCCCTCGATCATCTTCATCGACGAGATCGACTCGATGTGCTCGGCGCGGTCGGACAACGAGAACGACAGCGTGCGGCGCATCAAGACCGAGTTTCTTGTGCAAATGCAGGGCGTGGGCAACGACACCGACGGCATCCTCGTGCTCGGCGCCACCAATATACCCTGGGTCCTCGACTCGGCCATCCGGCGGCGGTTCGAGAAGCGCATCTACATTCCGCTGCCGGAGGCGCACGCCCGCCTCGTCATGTTCAAGATCCATCTGGGCAACACCACGCACGTGCTCACCGAGCAGGATCTCAAGGAGTTGGCCGGCAAAACCGAGGG ATACTCTGGCGCTGATATCTCCATCGTGGTGCGCGATGCTCTGATGGAGCCAGTGCGCAAGGTGCAGACCGCCACGCATTTCAAGCGGGTGTCGGGTCCCAGTCCCACCAACAAGGAGGAGACTGTCGACGACTTGCTGGTTCCATGCTCGCCGGGCGACCAGGGCGCCATCGAGATGAACTGGATGGATGTGCCCAGCGACAAGCTCTTTGAACCGCCCGTGACCATG CGCGACATGCTGAAGTCGTTGTCCCGCACGAAACCCACTGTCAACGAGGACGATCTGACAAAGCTGCGCAAATTCACAGAGGACTTTGGCCAGGAGGGCTAG